The following coding sequences lie in one Fibrobacter sp. genomic window:
- a CDS encoding NUDIX domain-containing protein, producing MEFLDVLNPDGSPAGERLSREEVHRKGLHHRTVHVWVRNAKGELLLQKRSSTKEIFPGLWDISCAGHLSASDSSLDGAVRELEEELGISVNKDELQFLFTIPRHYTSTVSNIIENEITDVYLLKRRIEPGNLEINRSEIDEVQFIPTNELKKRVEKRDPDLADHEVEYMMLLQGDWLQTSDVDPAN from the coding sequence ATGGAATTCCTTGACGTGCTCAATCCTGATGGTTCACCAGCCGGAGAAAGGCTGAGCAGGGAAGAAGTGCACAGAAAAGGGCTTCACCATCGCACAGTTCATGTCTGGGTCCGAAACGCAAAAGGTGAATTGCTTCTTCAGAAGAGGTCATCCACCAAGGAGATCTTCCCGGGATTATGGGATATTTCATGCGCCGGACATCTCAGCGCCAGCGACAGCAGCCTTGACGGTGCGGTACGTGAGCTCGAGGAAGAATTGGGGATATCTGTAAATAAAGATGAACTCCAGTTTCTCTTCACGATTCCTCGCCATTATACCAGTACTGTCTCAAACATTATCGAAAACGAGATAACCGATGTATATCTTCTGAAAAGGAGAATAGAGCCGGGTAATCTTGAGATAAACAGAAGCGAGATCGATGAGGTACAGTTTATTCCCACAAATGAACTGAAGAAGAGAGTTGAGAAAAGGGATCCGGACCTTGCAGATCACGAAGTAGAATACATGATGCTTCTTCAGGGAGACTGGCTGCAGACCAGTGACGTTGATCCGGCTAATTAA